In Archangium violaceum, the following are encoded in one genomic region:
- a CDS encoding TetR/AcrR family transcriptional regulator produces MSTRNRAAPRKRPRQARAKATVEVILEAAAHVFVSSGYEGTTTKQVAERAGVSIGTLYQYFPSKEALVAMLLERLHQRVLSILSDKLVPHPITDLDQEVRDLMRTLVEAYGVNPRLQRVLLEQASRIGPLQVVQEIEARVETLVQGVLSRNLEFERPRDLGLVVFIIIRALRSAVWSTVVERPELIGTPEFVEELSALVLGYLRPRR; encoded by the coding sequence ATGAGCACGCGCAACCGGGCCGCCCCTCGGAAGCGGCCACGTCAGGCGCGGGCAAAGGCGACGGTGGAGGTGATCCTGGAGGCGGCGGCTCACGTTTTCGTCAGCTCTGGCTACGAAGGCACCACCACCAAGCAGGTGGCCGAGCGGGCGGGCGTGAGCATCGGCACGCTTTACCAGTACTTTCCGAGCAAGGAGGCGCTGGTCGCCATGCTCCTGGAGCGGCTACACCAGCGAGTCTTGAGCATCCTCTCCGACAAGCTGGTGCCCCACCCCATCACGGATCTGGACCAGGAAGTGCGAGACCTGATGCGAACCCTGGTGGAGGCCTACGGGGTGAACCCGCGACTCCAGCGGGTTCTCCTGGAGCAGGCGTCGCGCATCGGCCCCCTTCAGGTCGTCCAGGAGATAGAAGCGCGTGTGGAGACACTCGTGCAGGGAGTGCTCTCGCGCAACCTGGAGTTCGAGCGTCCGCGAGACCTGGGGCTCGTCGTCTTCATCATCATCCGGGCCCTGCGCAGCGCTGTCTGGTCCACGGTCGTCGAACGGCCCGAGCTGATCGGAACCCCCGAGTTCGTGGAGGAACTGAGCGCGCTCGTGCTCGGCTACCTGCGGCCACGCCGGTAG
- a CDS encoding TetR/AcrR family transcriptional regulator — translation MSQKAEQKQKSHDAILESAAALLLERGIRASSVMDVMKGAGLTVGGFYGHFESKEHLFTETIRRTARAMWSGLIQGAVRETSRPPVLSVLYRYLSRKHRDNVETGCPLPSITSEVAREGEPYREALEEELAGFIQDLSGLLGPGEKSRENALALLALMYGALSLARAVRGTRLSDEFLEAARKFGARALDGGPAPSESR, via the coding sequence ATGAGCCAGAAAGCGGAGCAGAAGCAGAAATCGCACGATGCCATCCTGGAGTCCGCCGCCGCTCTGCTGCTCGAGCGGGGGATTCGAGCGAGCTCCGTCATGGACGTGATGAAGGGGGCGGGGCTCACGGTGGGGGGCTTCTATGGACATTTCGAGTCCAAGGAGCATCTCTTCACCGAGACCATCCGGCGCACGGCCCGGGCGATGTGGAGCGGGTTGATCCAGGGGGCGGTGCGCGAGACGTCCCGCCCCCCCGTGCTGAGCGTGCTCTACCGGTATCTGTCGCGAAAGCATCGGGACAACGTGGAGACGGGCTGTCCCCTGCCGAGCATCACCTCCGAGGTCGCCAGGGAGGGCGAGCCCTATCGCGAGGCATTGGAGGAGGAGCTCGCCGGGTTCATCCAGGACCTGAGTGGCCTGCTCGGTCCGGGCGAGAAGTCCCGGGAGAATGCGCTCGCGCTGCTCGCCCTCATGTATGGCGCGCTGTCGTTGGCGCGAGCCGTTCGCGGCACGCGCCTCAGTGACGAGTTTCTCGAAGCGGCCAGGAAGTTCGGCGCTCGGGCCCTGGATGGGGGACCTGCCCCATCCGAGAGCCGGTAA
- a CDS encoding acetyl-CoA C-acetyltransferase, producing MTMSYIIDAVRTPRGRGKAGKGALSGIHPQELLAQVLNTLQRRQGFDAREVDDVMAGCVSQVGEQGANLARSAVLAAGWPNEVSAVSLNRFCASGLQAIHFGAMGVASGAMDLVIAGGVESMSRVPMGSDGGGQDGNNTHLRERLFQVPQGISADLIATLEGFSREEIDAVALRSQRNAARAIEEGRFAKSLFPVKDPHTGAVVLERDEFPRPDTTAEGLAALKPSFVALGETVAGPKGETLAQLALAAYPRAKALRHFHTAGNSSGIVDGAAAVMLASERYVREKGIRPRARIRAMATIGSEPVLMLTAPAPASQKALRMAGMKASDIDLWEINEAFAGVVLQTIRALGIDSERVNVNGGSIALGHPLGATGAMLLGTALDELERSGKQTALITLCVSGGQGIATIIERL from the coding sequence ATGACCATGAGCTACATCATCGACGCCGTACGGACCCCGCGAGGGCGCGGCAAGGCGGGCAAGGGAGCGCTCTCCGGCATCCACCCGCAGGAGTTGCTCGCGCAGGTGCTGAACACGCTCCAGCGGCGCCAGGGTTTCGATGCGCGCGAGGTGGACGATGTGATGGCGGGGTGCGTCTCCCAGGTGGGGGAGCAGGGCGCCAATCTGGCTCGTAGCGCGGTGCTCGCCGCGGGCTGGCCCAACGAAGTGTCGGCGGTGTCGCTCAACCGTTTCTGCGCTTCGGGACTGCAGGCCATCCACTTCGGCGCCATGGGAGTCGCCTCGGGCGCGATGGACCTCGTCATCGCCGGGGGCGTGGAGAGCATGTCGCGCGTCCCCATGGGCTCCGACGGCGGCGGTCAGGATGGCAACAACACGCACCTGCGCGAGCGCTTGTTCCAGGTCCCCCAGGGGATCAGCGCCGACCTCATCGCCACACTCGAGGGGTTCTCGCGCGAGGAGATCGATGCCGTGGCGCTCCGCTCCCAGAGGAACGCGGCGCGAGCCATCGAGGAGGGCCGTTTCGCGAAGTCGTTGTTCCCGGTGAAGGACCCGCACACGGGCGCGGTGGTGCTCGAGCGTGACGAGTTCCCCCGTCCCGACACCACGGCCGAAGGGCTCGCCGCGCTCAAGCCTTCATTTGTCGCGCTGGGTGAAACGGTCGCCGGTCCCAAGGGGGAGACGCTCGCTCAGCTCGCGCTCGCGGCCTACCCGCGCGCGAAGGCCCTTCGACACTTCCACACCGCAGGCAACTCGAGCGGCATCGTCGATGGGGCCGCCGCGGTGATGCTCGCCTCGGAACGGTACGTCCGGGAGAAGGGCATCCGGCCACGAGCCCGCATCCGCGCGATGGCGACGATCGGGAGCGAGCCGGTGCTGATGCTCACCGCGCCCGCGCCAGCGAGCCAGAAGGCGCTCCGCATGGCGGGAATGAAGGCGAGTGACATCGACCTGTGGGAGATCAACGAGGCCTTCGCGGGCGTGGTGCTGCAGACGATTCGTGCTCTGGGGATCGACTCGGAGCGCGTGAACGTCAACGGTGGTTCCATCGCGCTCGGTCATCCGCTTGGCGCGACGGGGGCGATGTTGCTCGGAACCGCGCTCGACGAGCTCGAGCGGAGCGGCAAGCAGACCGCGCTCATCACCCTGTGTGTCAGTGGCGGTCAGGGCATCGCCACCATCATCGAGCGGCTGTGA
- a CDS encoding MFS transporter has translation MTAMTPALEVRSAREVHAGAVLAVLSVAAFLASLDLFIVNVAFEHMGRSFRGASLADLSWVLNGYAIAYAALLIPLGRLADRFGRKAGFLLGLGLFTAASAACAASTGLWGLVVSRIAQAVGAALLTPTSLGLLLNATPPDRRARAVRIWAAVGSLAAAAGPVAGGLLVELSWQWVFLVNLPVGAVALLAAVRVIPDSRDSARGPLPDLLGAGLLGVAMGALSLALVKVEEWGWTGGRTTVSLLGSVVAGGLFWWRSSGHPAPVIEPALLRVRTFAWANLSAFVFSVAFAANLLASILWMQQVWQYSAVRTGLAIAPGPLMVPLFASIAQRLSRRVEAGWLAASGCVLFAAGATISMLWVGAVPNYMTGLLPGWMLGGVGVGLVIPTLLASATVELPPARTATGSAIVNMSRQVGMALGVSLLVALVGKSVGGELRTAFGHVWMAAALLALGAAPLSLGVNTYKGVRP, from the coding sequence ATGACGGCCATGACTCCCGCACTGGAGGTCCGGAGCGCGCGCGAGGTGCACGCGGGGGCCGTGCTCGCGGTGCTCTCGGTTGCCGCGTTCCTGGCCAGCCTCGATCTCTTCATCGTGAACGTCGCGTTCGAGCACATGGGCCGGAGCTTCCGCGGCGCCTCGCTGGCGGACCTGAGCTGGGTGCTCAACGGGTACGCCATCGCCTATGCGGCGCTCCTCATTCCGCTCGGGCGCCTGGCCGACCGGTTCGGACGCAAGGCCGGGTTTCTGCTGGGACTCGGACTGTTCACGGCCGCCAGTGCCGCCTGTGCGGCGAGCACCGGGTTGTGGGGCCTCGTCGTTTCGAGGATCGCCCAAGCGGTGGGCGCGGCGCTGCTGACGCCCACGAGCCTGGGGCTCCTGCTCAACGCCACGCCACCTGACAGGCGGGCGAGGGCGGTCAGGATCTGGGCGGCGGTCGGCTCTCTGGCCGCCGCAGCCGGACCCGTCGCGGGGGGGCTGCTCGTCGAGCTCTCGTGGCAATGGGTGTTCCTCGTGAACCTGCCCGTGGGGGCCGTCGCGCTCCTCGCCGCCGTCCGCGTCATCCCGGACTCGAGGGATTCCGCCCGGGGTCCTCTGCCCGACCTGCTCGGCGCGGGGCTGCTCGGCGTCGCGATGGGGGCGCTCTCGCTCGCGCTCGTCAAGGTGGAGGAGTGGGGTTGGACCGGGGGGCGGACGACCGTGTCGCTCCTGGGCTCCGTCGTGGCGGGAGGTCTGTTCTGGTGGCGCTCGAGCGGACATCCAGCGCCGGTCATCGAGCCCGCGCTGCTTCGCGTGCGGACCTTCGCATGGGCCAATCTCAGCGCGTTCGTGTTCAGCGTGGCGTTCGCCGCCAACCTGCTGGCCAGCATCCTGTGGATGCAGCAGGTCTGGCAGTACTCGGCGGTGCGCACGGGCCTGGCGATTGCTCCCGGCCCGCTGATGGTTCCCCTGTTCGCCAGCATCGCCCAACGCCTCTCGCGCAGGGTCGAGGCGGGATGGCTCGCGGCCTCGGGCTGCGTGCTCTTCGCGGCGGGCGCGACCATCTCCATGCTTTGGGTGGGAGCCGTGCCGAACTACATGACCGGGCTGCTGCCGGGCTGGATGCTGGGCGGTGTCGGCGTGGGCCTCGTGATTCCCACGTTGCTGGCCTCGGCCACGGTCGAGCTCCCGCCAGCGCGGACCGCCACGGGCAGCGCGATCGTCAACATGAGCCGCCAGGTCGGGATGGCGCTCGGCGTCAGCCTGCTGGTGGCGCTGGTGGGGAAGTCCGTGGGCGGCGAGCTGAGGACCGCCTTCGGGCACGTGTGGATGGCCGCGGCCCTGCTGGCGCTGGGCGCGGCTCCGTTGAGCCTCGGGGTGAACACGTACAAAGGAGTCAGGCCATGA
- a CDS encoding PaaI family thioesterase — protein sequence MNGRVSAPKTTRHLQDLQRILRGEAPPPPIAQLLGLLLTSVEPGRVVIELDASVRHANPMGTLHGGVICDLSDLAMGASMATTLEDEESFTTLDLTSKFFKPIWNARLRATGRVVKRTRTLGLIECDVEDDKGSLVAKVFSSCMVLRGDEARGR from the coding sequence ATGAACGGTCGTGTCTCCGCTCCCAAGACCACCCGGCACCTGCAGGATCTGCAACGGATCCTGCGGGGAGAGGCGCCACCTCCTCCGATTGCTCAGCTGCTGGGGCTGCTGCTCACCAGCGTCGAGCCAGGCCGCGTTGTCATCGAGCTCGACGCCTCGGTACGCCATGCCAATCCCATGGGGACCCTCCACGGTGGGGTGATCTGCGACCTGTCCGATCTGGCCATGGGGGCGTCCATGGCCACGACGCTCGAGGATGAGGAGAGCTTCACCACGCTCGATCTCACCTCGAAGTTCTTCAAACCCATCTGGAACGCGCGCCTGCGAGCGACCGGGCGTGTGGTCAAGCGGACGCGCACGCTCGGGCTGATCGAGTGTGACGTCGAGGACGACAAGGGAAGTCTCGTGGCCAAGGTGTTCAGCTCGTGCATGGTCCTCCGTGGAGACGAGGCACGCGGGCGATGA
- a CDS encoding N-acetylmuramoyl-L-alanine amidase, producing MKNRSGIFMLTASLALAQACDMNEQQVSAVPTAEVDLKGAETSAREEASFDELFRVAGTEFNVPPALLKSLSFVQTRYQMVEGAEEFEGRPAVHGMMGLSGALLEEGAKLAGVTVEQARKDARSNVRAAAALLSHRADALRIDRSRASQWAPAVAEVSGIQDEEGRRSFVQDEVFRVARLGLGTLSREWAASGQGLTAEEGRVGQALAVAPDYAGAVWRPSPNYNSRPLTPRMVIIHTCESGYSGCWSWLTNSTSQVSAHYVVREDGGEISQLVRDASRAWHIGATYQCGNNSNMECGLNGRSSNDFTIGIEHGGYASQTTWPVAQIDASARLLCDMARDNNIPLDRYHVVGHGQLQPYNRTDPGANWPWTDYLNRARAHCGTGCVVGGAILTRYNQLGGAGGILGGCTTNELTTPDGIGRYNHFQNGSIYWTPDTGAWEVHGLIRARWEALDWEKGVLGYPITGEMATPDGVGRYNHFRKGTLLGSIYWTPDTGAHEIHGLIRAKWEALDWEKGVLGYPITDEMVTPDGVGRYNHFRKGGTEGSIYWTPTTGAWAVHGLIREKWASLGWERSALGYPVSDEYAVTGGRESEFQKGFITYTAATGALTVRMK from the coding sequence ATGAAGAACAGGTCTGGGATTTTCATGCTCACCGCCTCGCTGGCCTTGGCGCAGGCGTGCGACATGAACGAGCAGCAGGTGTCCGCCGTCCCCACCGCCGAGGTGGACCTGAAGGGGGCGGAGACCTCCGCACGGGAAGAGGCGTCTTTCGACGAGCTCTTCCGAGTGGCGGGCACGGAGTTCAACGTGCCGCCCGCGCTCCTCAAGTCCCTCTCGTTCGTGCAGACGCGCTACCAGATGGTGGAGGGCGCCGAGGAGTTCGAGGGGCGCCCGGCCGTGCACGGAATGATGGGGCTCTCGGGGGCGCTGCTCGAGGAGGGCGCGAAGCTGGCCGGCGTCACGGTGGAGCAGGCCAGGAAGGACGCGCGCTCCAACGTCCGGGCGGCGGCGGCGCTGCTGTCGCACCGCGCGGATGCGCTCCGGATCGATCGGTCGCGGGCGAGCCAGTGGGCGCCGGCGGTGGCCGAGGTGTCCGGCATCCAGGATGAGGAGGGCCGTCGCAGCTTCGTCCAGGATGAGGTCTTCCGGGTGGCCCGGCTGGGGCTGGGGACGCTGTCGCGGGAGTGGGCCGCGAGCGGGCAGGGGCTGACCGCGGAGGAGGGGAGGGTGGGGCAGGCGCTCGCCGTCGCTCCGGACTACGCGGGAGCCGTGTGGAGGCCCTCGCCCAACTACAACTCCCGGCCCCTGACTCCACGCATGGTGATCATCCACACCTGCGAGAGCGGCTACTCGGGGTGCTGGAGCTGGCTGACCAACAGCACCTCGCAGGTGAGCGCGCACTACGTGGTGCGGGAGGACGGCGGGGAGATCAGCCAGCTGGTGCGCGATGCGAGCCGGGCCTGGCACATCGGTGCCACCTACCAGTGCGGCAACAACAGCAACATGGAGTGCGGGCTGAACGGGCGAAGCTCCAACGACTTCACCATCGGCATCGAGCATGGAGGGTATGCGTCGCAGACGACCTGGCCGGTGGCGCAGATCGACGCCTCGGCCCGGCTGCTGTGCGACATGGCGCGTGACAACAACATTCCCCTGGATCGCTACCACGTGGTGGGGCACGGCCAGCTGCAGCCGTACAACCGCACGGATCCCGGTGCCAACTGGCCCTGGACGGACTACCTCAACCGGGCCAGGGCGCACTGCGGCACGGGGTGCGTGGTGGGGGGAGCGATCCTGACGCGCTACAACCAACTGGGCGGCGCCGGGGGCATCCTCGGAGGGTGCACGACCAACGAGCTGACGACGCCGGACGGCATCGGCCGCTACAACCACTTCCAGAACGGCAGCATCTACTGGACGCCGGACACGGGCGCCTGGGAGGTGCACGGCCTCATCCGCGCCAGGTGGGAGGCGTTGGACTGGGAGAAGGGTGTGCTGGGCTACCCCATCACGGGTGAGATGGCGACGCCGGATGGAGTGGGCCGCTACAACCACTTCCGCAAGGGCACGCTGCTGGGCAGCATCTACTGGACGCCGGACACGGGTGCCCATGAGATCCACGGCCTCATCCGTGCCAAGTGGGAGGCGTTGGACTGGGAGAAGGGTGTGCTGGGCTACCCCATCACCGACGAGATGGTGACGCCGGATGGAGTGGGCCGCTACAACCACTTCCGCAAGGGGGGTACCGAGGGCAGCATCTACTGGACGCCGACCACGGGCGCCTGGGCGGTGCACGGCCTCATCCGCGAGAAGTGGGCGTCCCTGGGCTGGGAGCGGAGCGCGCTGGGCTACCCGGTGTCCGACGAGTATGCCGTCACCGGTGGCCGCGAGAGCGAGTTCCAGAAGGGCTTCATCACGTATACGGCCGCCACCGGTGCGCTGACGGTGCGGATGAAGTAG
- a CDS encoding MXAN_6652 family MXYO-CTERM-anchored protein, whose amino-acid sequence MRFPFRPAGLVAVCLMSTPALATSTGVTGQSGKSGTTCSLCHKGGPLPTVELSGPTKLAPGETGQYTFIIRGGAAKKGGVGIAVDNAAAILQAGEGTKKLDGELVQSEPKAFSGDELRFDFSLVAPSTDVTLTLFGAGNSTNADLDTSGDRAVATKVSVLVGKGSPDAGTPDAGSGGPDTGTGDEGNDSQSGCSTTGSSTVWILGMAGASLALLRRRQG is encoded by the coding sequence ATGCGTTTCCCCTTCCGTCCCGCGGGCCTGGTTGCCGTCTGTCTGATGTCGACTCCCGCTCTCGCCACCAGCACGGGCGTCACCGGCCAATCCGGCAAGAGTGGGACGACGTGCAGCCTGTGTCACAAGGGCGGGCCGCTCCCCACCGTCGAGCTCTCGGGGCCCACGAAGCTCGCCCCGGGAGAGACGGGCCAGTACACGTTCATCATCCGGGGTGGGGCCGCGAAGAAGGGAGGCGTGGGCATCGCCGTGGACAACGCTGCGGCGATCCTGCAGGCGGGGGAGGGGACGAAGAAGCTGGACGGTGAGCTCGTCCAATCCGAGCCCAAGGCCTTCAGCGGCGACGAGCTCCGCTTCGATTTCTCCCTGGTCGCGCCCTCCACGGATGTCACCCTCACGCTCTTCGGCGCCGGCAATTCCACCAACGCCGATCTCGACACCAGTGGTGACAGAGCCGTGGCCACGAAGGTGAGCGTGCTCGTGGGCAAAGGCTCACCCGATGCGGGCACCCCCGATGCCGGCTCGGGAGGACCCGACACGGGCACGGGTGACGAGGGCAATGATTCCCAAAGCGGCTGCTCCACCACGGGAAGCTCGACCGTGTGGATCCTCGGAATGGCGGGAGCTTCCCTGGCCCTGCTCCGCCGCCGGCAGGGCTGA